A window of the Juglans microcarpa x Juglans regia isolate MS1-56 chromosome 5D, Jm3101_v1.0, whole genome shotgun sequence genome harbors these coding sequences:
- the LOC121264739 gene encoding protein DELAY OF GERMINATION 1, which translates to MASLQEDVADHSIVGIAKGLSQVGEMNGEVDRALDKHEQAMVGVLEEADRLRLSTLKELIGILTPRQAVDFLAVSKKLHLCVHQWGKRRDLRHGRGSPIRK; encoded by the coding sequence ATGGCGAGCTTGCAGGAGGACGTGGCGGACCATTCCATAGTGGGGATTGCAAAGGGGTTGAGCCAGGTGGGGGAGATGAACGGGGAAGTGGACAGAGCTCTGGACAAACACGAGCAAGCAATGGTGGGGGTTTTGGAGGAGGCGGATAGGCTGAGGTTGAGCACGCTCAAGGAGCTGATAGGGATATTGACGCCAAGGCAGGCTGTGGATTTTCTTGCGGTGAGTAAGAAGCTTCATCTTTGTGTCCACCAGTGGGGCAAAAGGAGAGATCTGAGGCATGGTAGGGGAAGTCCTATACGGAAATGA
- the LOC121264740 gene encoding protein DELAY OF GERMINATION 1-like encodes MATDDQERDRCCFLKWMNLQEQELSELHQTLTLHCPNNENEDNFSLLAQKCIEHYQDYADKRSQLAHNDVSAFFAPAWCTNWENSLLWLACCRPSQYIRLVYALCGLEIEVHLSEFLQGTSSSSANLGYLSSKQLHPIDMLQGKTLRS; translated from the coding sequence ATGGCAACTGATGACCAGGAGCGGGACCGTTGCTGTTTCCTGAAATGGATGAACCTCCAAGAACAAGAACTCTCCGAACTCcaccaaaccctaaccctacACTGCCCCaacaatgaaaatgaagacaACTTTAGCCTACTCGCACAAAAGTGCATCGAGCACTACCAAGACTACGCTGACAAGCGAAGCCAACTTGCCCACAACGACGTTTCTGCCTTCTTTGCTCCTGCCTGGTGCACCAACTGGGAAAATTCTCTGCTTTGGCTCGCCTGCTGCAGACCTTCCCAGTATATCCGACTCGTTTATGCCCTATGTGGGTTGGAGATTGAGGTTCATCTAAGCGAGTTCCTCCAGGGCACGAGCAGCTCTAGTGCCAATCTCGGCTACCTCTCTTCCAAACAGCTTCACCCAATTGACATGTTACAAGGGAAGACGCTAAGGTCCTAG
- the LOC121264736 gene encoding CBL-interacting serine/threonine-protein kinase 12-like — protein sequence MANNNMTNHKPTTTKKEAQALLLGRFEVGKLLGHGTFAKVYHARNVKTDESVAIKVIDKEKILKGGLIAHIKREISILRRVRHPNIVQLFEVMATKSKIYFVMEFVRGGELFNKVAKGRLKEDVARKYFQQLISAVGFCHSRGVFHRDLKPENLLLDENGDLKVSDFGLSAVSDQIRQDGLFHTFCGTPAYVAPEVLARKGYEASKVDIWSCGVILFVLMAGYLPFHDQNIMAMYKKIYKGEFRCPRWFSPSLTRLLTLLLDTNPETRITIPEIMENKWFKKGFKLIKFYIEDDKLCNVVDEEEEADENENSVSDESESDSDSGFDTRITRRVNTLPRPASLNAFDIISFSRGFDLSGLFEEGGEEARFVSGAPVSKIISKLEEIAKLVSFTVRKKDCRVSLEGSREGVKGPLTIAAEIFELTPSLVVVEVKKKGGDRGEYEDFCNRELRPGMQNLMLEEAACSFSSASFQTPSETSSFLPSVTSSFLPSDTE from the coding sequence ATGGCTAACAACAACATGACCAACCACAAACCCACCACCACCAAGAAGGAAGCTCAGGCCTTACTCCTCGGCCGCTTTGAGGTCGGTAAGCTCCTTGGCCATGGCACCTTTGCCAAGGTCTATCATGCCCGCAACGTCAAGACCGACGAGAGCGTCGCCATCAAGGTTATCGACAAGGAGAAGATTCTCAAGGGTGGCCTCATCGCCCACATCAAGCGAGAGATCTCCATCCTCCGCCGCGTCCGCCACCCCAATATTGTCCAGCTTTTCGAGGTCATGGCCACCAAGTCCAAGATCTATTTCGTCATGGAGTTCGTCCGCGGCGGCGAGCTCTTCAACAAGGTCGCCAAGGGTCGCCTCAAGGAGGACGTCGCCCGCAAGTACTTCCAGCAATTGATCTCTGCCGTCGGATTCTGCCATTCCCGCGGCGTCTTCCACCGCGACCTCAAGCCCGAAAACCTTCTTCTCGACGAGAACGGCGATCTCAAGGTCTCCGATTTCGGTCTCAGCGCCGTTTCCGACCAGATTCGCCAGGACGGGCTGTTCCACACGTTTTGCGGCACGCCGGCCTATGTTGCGCCCGAGGTTTTGGCTCGGAAGGGGTACGAGGCGTCGAAGGTGGATATTTGGTCCTGTGGGGTTATACTCTTCGTTTTGATGGCCGGCTATTTGCCCTTTCACGACCAGAACATAATGGCTATGTACAAAAAGATTTACAAGGGCGAATTTCGATGTCCGAGATGGTTCTCTCCGTCGCTGACTCGGCTCCTTACCCTTCTTCTGGATACAAATCCGGAAACCCGGATTACAATCCCGGAGATCATGGAGAACAAGTGGTTTAAAAAAGGGTTTAAACTCATCAAGTTCTATATCGAGGATGACAAGCTTTGTAATGTCGTggacgaggaggaggaggcggaTGAGAATGAAAACTCGGTCTCGGACGAATCCGAATCGGACTCGGACTCAGGGTTCGATACGAGGATTACAAGGAGGGTGAATACATTGCCGAGACCGGCGAGCTTGAACGCGTTCGACATCATATCGTTCTCGCGCGGGTTCGATCTCTCCGGGTTGTTCGAGGAGGGAGGAGAGGAGGCGAGGTTCGTATCGGGCGCACCGGTGTCCAAGATTATATCGAAACTGGAGGAAATCGCGAAACTGGTGAGCTTCACGGTGAGGAAGAAGGATTGCCGGGTCAGCTTGGAGGGGTCGAGGGAGGGCGTGAAGGGACCGTTAACCATTGCCGCCGAAATTTTTGAGTTGACGCCGTcgttggtggtggtggaggtgaagAAGAAAGGCGGAGATAGAGGAGAATACGAGGACTTCTGCAATAGAGAATTGAGACCCGGTATGCAGAATTTGATGTTAGAGGAAGCCGCCTGTTCGTTTTCATCTGCTTCATTCCAAACACCTTCGGAAACTTCTTCATTTCTACCTTCGGTTACTTCTTCATTTCTACCTTCGGATACTGAATAA